The following are from one region of the Mannheimia granulomatis genome:
- a CDS encoding GDP-L-fucose synthase gives MKKITIIGLGWLGFPLAQKLQSEGWQVAGTKRTMGDLPIECYPLDLNHLEITPEIEHILAVDAMVIALPPSISNEDDYLSGIQKLTSLSIAKGLNHLIFISSTSVLPMLQGDFDENTVIDPNSLLARVEKWLLSREINCDILRLAGLVGKQRHPVFYLAGKTNLKEAGQPVNLVHLDDCLAAISLLLSKPNGQRIFHLCSPKHPSRQAYYSEMAARLGLADLHFSNENQPLVRTIKATKICDELGFVYRYEDPYLFELELNEK, from the coding sequence ATGAAAAAAATCACTATCATTGGCTTAGGTTGGCTTGGTTTTCCACTTGCTCAAAAGTTACAAAGTGAGGGCTGGCAAGTCGCTGGAACAAAACGTACAATGGGTGATCTGCCGATTGAATGCTATCCGCTGGATTTAAATCATCTTGAGATTACACCTGAAATTGAACATATTTTGGCGGTAGATGCGATGGTAATTGCTTTGCCACCCTCGATATCTAATGAAGATGATTACCTTTCGGGTATTCAGAAACTTACATCACTTTCAATTGCTAAGGGGTTAAATCATCTGATTTTTATCAGCTCAACTTCTGTGTTACCCATGTTGCAAGGGGATTTTGACGAAAATACTGTAATCGATCCTAATTCATTGCTTGCTCGAGTTGAAAAGTGGTTGTTAAGCCGGGAGATTAATTGCGATATTTTGCGATTAGCAGGGTTAGTGGGCAAACAGCGTCATCCTGTTTTTTATCTGGCAGGGAAAACTAATCTGAAGGAAGCAGGTCAGCCAGTAAATTTAGTACATTTAGATGATTGCTTAGCGGCAATTTCTTTGCTTTTATCCAAGCCAAACGGGCAGAGAATTTTTCATTTGTGTTCGCCTAAACATCCTAGCCGTCAAGCGTATTATAGTGAAATGGCAGCGCGTTTGGGTTTGGCTGATTTGCATTTTTCCAATGAAAATCAACCGCTTGTAAGAACGATTAAGGCGACAAAAATTTGTGATGAGCTTGGTTTTGTTTATCGTTATGAGGATCCTTATCTGTTTGAGCTTGAATTAAATGAAAAATAA
- a CDS encoding metal ABC transporter permease translates to MLEILLEPFTYNYMQKAIFVSMGVGLVCAFLSAFLMLKGWSLIGDALSHAVVPGVAIAYALKLPYAFGAFFSGILAALSIIWVKSLTKIKEDAVIGFIFTTFFALGMFIVSLNPTAVDVNSIVMGNILGIADEDLWQVVLIIALSLGGLAVFWKGLLLVFFDEHHALSVGLSPLRYKIIFFTLLSACVVVALQTVGAILVIAMVVTPGATAYLLTDRFPRLVLIAMCIGSLTSGVGAYLSYFLDGATGAVIVCLQTIIFLFVFCLAPKYGLISQKSKIKGACEHA, encoded by the coding sequence ATGCTTGAAATTTTATTAGAACCTTTCACTTACAACTATATGCAGAAAGCGATTTTTGTCAGTATGGGTGTCGGTTTGGTTTGTGCCTTTCTTTCTGCCTTCTTAATGTTAAAAGGATGGTCTTTAATTGGTGATGCCTTATCGCATGCCGTTGTGCCGGGTGTTGCTATTGCTTATGCATTAAAATTACCGTATGCCTTTGGAGCATTTTTTTCCGGTATTCTGGCTGCTTTATCTATTATCTGGGTGAAAAGCCTAACTAAAATCAAAGAAGATGCGGTAATTGGTTTTATTTTTACTACTTTTTTTGCTTTGGGGATGTTTATTGTATCCTTAAATCCGACAGCAGTGGATGTTAATTCTATCGTCATGGGGAATATTTTAGGTATTGCTGATGAGGATTTATGGCAGGTGGTACTGATTATCGCTCTTTCATTAGGGGGATTGGCAGTATTTTGGAAAGGTCTGCTGCTGGTGTTCTTTGATGAACATCACGCCCTTTCTGTTGGGCTTTCACCATTACGTTATAAAATCATTTTTTTTACGTTATTAAGTGCTTGCGTTGTGGTGGCATTGCAAACTGTTGGTGCAATTTTAGTGATTGCGATGGTTGTCACCCCGGGGGCAACGGCCTATTTATTGACTGACCGTTTTCCGCGTTTAGTGTTGATTGCAATGTGTATCGGCAGTTTAACTTCAGGGGTTGGGGCCTATTTGAGTTATTTTTTAGATGGTGCAACAGGTGCAGTGATTGTCTGTTTGCAAACTATTATTTTTCTTTTTGTTTTTTGCCTTGCACCGAAATATGGGTTGATAAGCCAAAAGAGTAAAATAAAAGGAGCTTGTGAGCATGCTTGA
- a CDS encoding metal ABC transporter permease, translated as MLEWILEPLRFDFMQTALLTAILVASVSAVLSCYLVLKSWSLMGDAISHAVLPGVVVSSLIGLPLSFGAFFSGLFCALSVGYLKENSRLKEDTVMGIVFSGMFALGIILFTAFNTGEHLTHILFGNLLGVSQSDLIQTLCISLFTLLVILLKRKDFLLYCFDMNQARVVGLPVKLLHYGLLSLLALTIISAMQVVGVILVVAMLITPGITAYLLTTRFERMLFIALAVAISSSVVGTLLSYHIDSASGPTIILVQAVIFLLSFAYSKLKA; from the coding sequence ATGCTTGAGTGGATTTTAGAACCTCTGCGGTTTGATTTTATGCAAACTGCCTTGCTCACCGCCATTTTAGTAGCAAGCGTGAGTGCAGTTTTGTCTTGTTATTTGGTGCTAAAAAGCTGGTCTTTGATGGGGGATGCTATTTCCCATGCAGTATTGCCAGGAGTAGTGGTTTCATCATTGATTGGCTTACCTTTATCTTTCGGTGCATTTTTTTCCGGATTATTTTGCGCGTTATCGGTAGGCTATTTGAAAGAAAATAGCCGATTAAAAGAAGATACAGTCATGGGTATCGTGTTTTCAGGTATGTTTGCTTTAGGCATTATTCTGTTTACAGCTTTTAATACTGGAGAGCATTTAACGCATATTCTATTTGGAAATTTATTAGGTGTAAGCCAGAGTGATTTAATACAAACCTTATGTATCAGTCTCTTCACCTTGCTTGTTATTTTGTTAAAGCGTAAAGATTTCCTACTCTATTGCTTTGATATGAATCAGGCAAGGGTAGTAGGGCTGCCTGTTAAGCTACTGCATTATGGATTGTTATCATTACTTGCCTTGACAATTATCAGTGCAATGCAAGTGGTTGGTGTGATTTTGGTGGTCGCAATGCTGATTACACCAGGAATTACTGCCTATTTGCTCACAACTCGTTTTGAGAGGATGTTATTTATTGCATTGGCTGTCGCAATTAGCTCTTCTGTGGTCGGCACTTTGCTTAGCTACCATATTGATTCCGCCTCTGGCCCAACGATTATCTTGGTACAAGCGGTTATATTTTTGTTAAGTTTTGCATATTCCAAATTAAAAGCCTAA
- a CDS encoding metal ABC transporter ATP-binding protein: MTTVSASISVENLSVRYNNGHIALQDVSFHLENGTICALIGVNGGGKSTLFKSLMGLVKPLTGSIKLGQLPISQALKQNLVSYVPQSEEVDWQFPVSVYDVVMMGRYGYMNFLRRPSQTDKLKVEQAMQRVDVLHLKSRQIGELSGGQKKRVFLARALAQESKIILLDEPFTGVDVKTENAIVELLRQLKNEGHLILVSTHNLASVPSFCDQILMINRTLRAAGKTEETFNNQNLERVFGGLLHYQKEVSS; encoded by the coding sequence ATGACAACTGTTTCAGCCTCCATTTCTGTCGAAAATTTATCTGTCCGTTATAATAATGGGCATATCGCTTTACAAGATGTATCATTTCATCTTGAAAACGGCACAATTTGTGCATTAATCGGCGTAAATGGAGGTGGAAAATCGACTCTTTTCAAAAGTTTAATGGGATTGGTTAAACCTCTAACCGGCTCAATTAAACTTGGACAATTGCCTATTTCTCAAGCCCTCAAGCAAAATTTGGTCTCTTATGTGCCACAAAGTGAAGAAGTAGACTGGCAATTCCCGGTTTCTGTTTATGATGTGGTGATGATGGGGCGATACGGCTATATGAATTTCTTACGTCGCCCAAGCCAAACGGACAAGCTCAAAGTGGAACAAGCAATGCAGCGTGTAGATGTTTTGCATCTTAAAAGCCGACAAATTGGGGAGCTTTCCGGTGGGCAGAAAAAGCGTGTTTTTTTAGCTCGAGCATTAGCTCAAGAGAGTAAAATCATCTTATTAGATGAACCCTTTACCGGTGTGGATGTTAAGACGGAAAATGCAATCGTAGAGCTATTGAGACAACTTAAAAATGAGGGACATTTGATTTTAGTTTCTACCCATAATCTTGCCAGCGTGCCGAGTTTTTGCGATCAGATTTTAATGATAAATCGCACACTAAGGGCTGCCGGCAAAACGGAGGAAACCTTTAATAATCAAAATTTAGAAAGGGTATTTGGCGGTTTACTGCATTATCAAAAAGAAGTGAGCAGCTAA
- a CDS encoding metal ABC transporter substrate-binding protein: MKLSHIKKAFVLTFGLSAAMAMAEPFKVVTTFTVIQDIAQNVAGDKATVESITKPGAEIHDYQPTPKDIVKAQKADLVLWNGMNLERWFERFFENVKDKPAVVVTEGITPMPITEGEYKNLPNPHAWMSTDNALIYIENIRAALVKYDPKNAETYNANAKAYAEKVKGIAEPLRQRLAFIPEQQRWLVTSEGAFSYLAKDYNLKELYLWAINAEEQGSPKQVKKVIDGVKANKIPVVFSESTVSDKPAKQVAKETGALYGGVIYVDSLSEKNGPVPTYLDLLKVTIGTIVEGFERSKK; encoded by the coding sequence ATGAAACTATCACATATTAAAAAAGCATTTGTATTAACTTTTGGTTTAAGTGCAGCTATGGCAATGGCAGAGCCTTTTAAAGTTGTTACAACCTTCACTGTTATTCAAGATATTGCACAAAATGTGGCCGGTGATAAAGCCACAGTCGAATCAATTACCAAACCCGGTGCTGAGATTCACGATTATCAACCTACCCCAAAAGACATTGTTAAAGCTCAGAAAGCCGATTTAGTTTTATGGAACGGTATGAACCTTGAACGCTGGTTCGAGCGTTTCTTCGAAAATGTGAAAGATAAACCAGCGGTTGTGGTAACAGAAGGGATTACCCCAATGCCAATCACCGAAGGTGAATATAAAAATCTACCGAATCCGCACGCTTGGATGTCTACCGACAATGCATTAATTTACATTGAAAACATCCGTGCGGCTTTAGTAAAATACGATCCTAAAAATGCCGAAACGTATAATGCCAACGCTAAAGCCTATGCAGAAAAAGTAAAAGGCATTGCAGAACCACTACGCCAACGTTTAGCCTTTATTCCGGAACAGCAACGTTGGTTAGTAACCAGCGAAGGGGCATTTAGCTACTTAGCAAAAGACTACAACTTAAAAGAACTTTATTTATGGGCAATCAATGCTGAAGAGCAAGGTTCACCAAAACAAGTGAAAAAAGTCATTGATGGCGTAAAAGCGAATAAAATTCCTGTTGTCTTTAGTGAAAGTACAGTTTCAGACAAACCGGCTAAACAAGTCGCAAAAGAAACCGGAGCATTATATGGTGGGGTAATTTACGTGGATTCACTATCTGAGAAAAATGGCCCTGTACCAACTTATTTAGATTTACTTAAAGTGACTATCGGTACTATTGTTGAAGGTTTCGAGCGTAGCAAAAAATAA
- a CDS encoding bifunctional tRNA (adenosine(37)-C2)-methyltransferase TrmG/ribosomal RNA large subunit methyltransferase RlmN, which produces MSEQIVGAVSAAEQTKEKINLLNLNRQEMRELFAEMGEKPFRADQLMKWIYHFGEDNFDNMSNINKVLREKLKRIAEIKAPEVAVEQRSADGTIKWAMQVGDQQIETVYIPEDDRATLCVSSQVGCALACTFCSTAQQGFNRNLSVAEIIGQVWRASKIIGNFGVTGVRPITNVVMMGMGEPLLNMNNVIPAMEIMLDDFAYGLSKRRVTLSTSGVVPALDKMREQIDVALAISLHAPNDELRDILVPINKKYNIKMLMESVNKYLEVSNANHGKVTIEYVMLDHVNDSTEHAHQLAEVLKNTPCKINLIPWNPFPQAPYGKSSNSRTDRFQKMLMEYGFTVTVRKTRGDDIDAACGQLAGDVIDRTKRTLEKRKFGQGIEVKMH; this is translated from the coding sequence ATGTCAGAACAAATTGTGGGTGCAGTGTCGGCTGCAGAGCAAACAAAAGAAAAAATCAATTTATTAAACCTTAACCGCCAAGAAATGCGTGAGCTTTTTGCGGAAATGGGGGAAAAACCTTTCCGTGCCGATCAGTTGATGAAATGGATTTACCATTTTGGCGAAGATAATTTCGATAATATGAGCAATATTAACAAAGTATTGCGTGAGAAATTAAAACGTATTGCGGAAATTAAGGCCCCTGAAGTCGCAGTGGAGCAACGCTCTGCTGATGGTACTATTAAGTGGGCAATGCAAGTGGGCGATCAGCAAATTGAAACGGTGTATATTCCGGAAGATGACCGCGCAACCCTTTGTGTTTCTTCACAAGTGGGTTGTGCTTTGGCATGTACATTCTGCTCAACGGCTCAACAAGGATTTAACCGTAACTTAAGCGTGGCGGAAATTATCGGGCAGGTATGGCGTGCTTCTAAAATTATCGGAAATTTTGGTGTGACCGGCGTTCGCCCAATCACCAATGTGGTAATGATGGGAATGGGAGAGCCATTGCTGAATATGAATAACGTAATTCCGGCAATGGAAATTATGTTAGATGATTTCGCCTATGGTTTATCTAAACGTCGTGTAACACTTTCAACTTCGGGGGTTGTGCCGGCTCTTGATAAAATGCGTGAACAAATTGACGTGGCATTGGCAATTTCTTTACATGCACCGAATGATGAGTTACGTGATATTCTAGTGCCGATTAATAAAAAATATAACATCAAAATGTTGATGGAATCGGTCAATAAATACCTAGAGGTTTCTAACGCTAACCACGGCAAAGTAACCATTGAATATGTAATGTTAGACCACGTAAATGACAGTACCGAGCATGCTCATCAGCTTGCTGAGGTGCTGAAAAACACGCCGTGCAAAATTAACCTTATTCCTTGGAACCCGTTCCCACAAGCACCTTATGGCAAGAGTTCAAACTCTCGTACAGACAGATTCCAAAAAATGTTAATGGAATATGGCTTTACGGTTACCGTACGTAAAACCCGAGGTGATGATATTGATGCTGCCTGTGGCCAGCTTGCCGGTGATGTAATCGACCGCACCAAGCGTACCCTTGAAAAACGTAAGTTTGGTCAAGGGATTGAGGTGAAAATGCATTAA
- a CDS encoding MipA/OmpV family protein — translation MRKCALYLIPLLSVSTAFAGEGIFSVGVSSSISTTPYIGYKNEQDVLPILQYQNDHFYIQGLGAGIKFWQSQDQSQELLLGASYSPHSFKASKSSDERMKRLDNRKATIMADVVYNIHTLYGSLENAFSWDILGRSKGILATTQYGIYWDVAPKLTIKTAVGLAYANAKYNRYYYGVSEIESQRSGFRTYKPKSSIQPYVELTANYDFTKNLSAFASIRNDKIAKTIRNSPIINDKYQSEASLGLLYSF, via the coding sequence ATGAGAAAATGTGCATTATATCTAATCCCGTTATTATCTGTTTCAACTGCTTTTGCAGGAGAGGGAATATTTTCTGTCGGAGTAAGTAGTAGTATCAGTACTACTCCCTATATAGGTTACAAAAATGAACAGGATGTACTTCCGATACTCCAATATCAAAATGATCATTTTTATATTCAAGGTCTAGGAGCCGGTATTAAGTTTTGGCAATCACAAGATCAAAGCCAAGAACTTCTTTTAGGTGCATCCTATTCGCCTCATTCTTTTAAAGCAAGTAAAAGTAGCGATGAGCGTATGAAGCGCCTTGATAATCGAAAAGCAACGATAATGGCGGATGTTGTCTATAATATTCACACGCTTTACGGTAGTCTGGAAAATGCTTTCTCTTGGGATATTTTAGGCAGAAGTAAGGGGATTTTAGCGACAACACAATATGGTATTTATTGGGACGTTGCACCGAAGCTTACAATTAAAACAGCGGTTGGTTTAGCCTATGCTAACGCTAAATATAACCGATACTATTACGGTGTATCGGAAATAGAAAGCCAGCGAAGTGGTTTTCGAACCTATAAGCCTAAAAGTTCCATTCAGCCTTACGTCGAATTAACTGCAAATTACGATTTCACTAAAAATCTTAGTGCATTTGCATCAATTCGCAATGATAAAATTGCCAAAACTATTCGGAATAGCCCGATTATTAATGATAAATACCAAAGCGAAGCTAGCTTAGGTCTTTTATATAGCTTTTAA
- a CDS encoding MerR family transcriptional regulator, with translation MKRKTEESRWLEGGLSLQEVSKILGIPASTLRYWDKEGLVAFDRDQQNAYRQVSLFTILDLLDVLDYREMDVPICKIKQTPQMTADELLALLDENRIAQKNKIIKLQQILSKINLKEQALRRLQTLEQKKPTIVYRQMPAIYKVDLQDMDDVRKYLIPMQAADLLHADDAGYWMAGMWWENGCGKILRPADTQPMTYLNGLLRFERENRKENSNELFDLARKMGYRPQYVIFQFLAVARHPECGLCDYHECWIELVAE, from the coding sequence ATGAAAAGAAAAACAGAAGAAAGTCGGTGGTTAGAAGGTGGGTTAAGTTTGCAGGAGGTTTCCAAAATATTGGGAATACCGGCATCCACTCTACGCTATTGGGATAAAGAAGGCTTAGTCGCATTTGATCGCGACCAGCAAAATGCTTATCGTCAGGTATCATTATTCACTATTTTGGATTTGCTTGATGTCTTGGATTATCGTGAAATGGATGTGCCGATCTGTAAAATTAAACAGACTCCGCAAATGACAGCAGATGAGCTATTAGCATTATTAGATGAAAACCGTATAGCGCAAAAAAACAAGATTATCAAATTACAGCAGATTTTATCTAAAATTAATCTGAAAGAACAGGCGTTACGGCGATTGCAAACATTAGAACAAAAGAAGCCTACAATAGTTTACCGACAAATGCCTGCTATTTATAAGGTAGATTTGCAGGATATGGATGATGTTAGAAAGTATCTTATTCCAATGCAAGCAGCTGATTTATTGCATGCAGATGATGCCGGCTACTGGATGGCGGGAATGTGGTGGGAAAACGGTTGCGGTAAAATTCTACGTCCTGCTGATACACAACCAATGACTTATCTCAACGGTTTATTACGTTTTGAACGAGAAAATAGAAAGGAAAACAGCAACGAGCTATTTGATCTTGCCCGCAAGATGGGCTATCGTCCACAATATGTTATTTTCCAATTCCTGGCTGTAGCTCGCCATCCTGAATGTGGTCTGTGCGATTATCATGAATGCTGGATAGAGCTGGTTGCGGAATAA
- the pilW gene encoding type IV pilus biogenesis/stability protein PilW → MFVKFFRKMTACVAIVLLAACSSSQDSSPEPKFSRSEAVKARINLALAYLEQNDFPKAKQNIDKALAHDSQDYLPYSVLAYYYQQTGDVENAEKAYQQALNLSENRPDVLNNYGTFLCKQGQFQQAYQQFEKAIQSPKPYYHQADSLANIILCAKKEPNPQKVVQTLIELEKLDKLRANLLKETK, encoded by the coding sequence ATGTTTGTAAAATTTTTTAGAAAAATGACCGCTTGTGTTGCTATTGTGTTACTAGCAGCTTGTTCTTCTAGCCAAGACTCTTCCCCAGAGCCTAAATTTAGCCGCTCGGAAGCAGTGAAAGCCCGCATTAATCTTGCTCTAGCTTATTTGGAGCAAAATGATTTCCCGAAAGCGAAGCAGAATATTGATAAAGCCCTCGCTCACGACAGCCAAGATTACCTACCTTACTCCGTGCTTGCCTACTATTACCAACAAACAGGCGATGTAGAGAATGCGGAAAAAGCCTATCAGCAGGCCTTAAATTTAAGCGAAAATCGCCCTGATGTGCTGAATAATTACGGCACCTTTTTATGTAAGCAAGGTCAATTTCAACAGGCTTATCAACAATTTGAAAAAGCGATACAAAGCCCCAAACCTTATTACCACCAAGCAGACAGCTTAGCAAATATTATTCTGTGTGCAAAAAAAGAGCCGAATCCACAGAAAGTGGTACAAACACTTATAGAGCTTGAGAAATTAGACAAACTTCGAGCGAATTTATTGAAGGAAACGAAATGA
- a CDS encoding Tex family protein, translating to MTDLNQQISQIIAGELNVGTHQILAAITLLDEGNTIPFIARYRKEVTGGLDDTQLRHFETRLIYLREMDDRRQTILKSIEEQGKLTDELKAKILNCESKTELEDLYLPYKPKRRTRGQIAIEAGLEPLADSLWNNPNQEPELLAEQFINAEKGVADTKAALDGARYILMERFSEDAELLAKLRQYLTAYATLESNVIEGKEEEGEKFRDYFAHSEPFKTVPSHRALAMFRGRNEGILSLSLNADPETEEGSKISHCEEIIRSHLGVILNNQPADKWREQVIAWTWKIKAALHLETELMGSLREKAEEEAIGVFARNLSALLMAAPAGARNTMGLDPGLRTGVKVAVVDNTGKLLDTATIYPHTGRESEAQVAIFTLIKKHNVELIAIGNGTASRETERFAKEVIKEIKENKPQTVVVSEAGASVYSASEFAANEFPNLDVSLRGAVSIARRLQDPLAELVKIEPKAIGVGQYQHDVNQSQLARKLDAVVEDCVNAVGVDLNTASAALLARVAGMTKTLAQNIVAFRDENGRFDSRSDLKKVPRLGPKAFEQCAGFMRILGGKNALDASSVHPEAYPIVEKILQATTSTLADLMGNATKIHSLNAKDFVDEQFGLPTVNDIFKELEKPGRDPRGEFKTAVFMDGVEEITDLKVGMILEGTVTNVANFGAFVDIGVHQDGLVHISMLSNSFVEDPHTVVKAGDVVKVKVLEVDAARKRIALTMRLDDKPADKKESTSGQNSQEIRKNPQKNDRLRNDNRNSFGNNAFADALKGWKK from the coding sequence ATGACTGACTTAAATCAACAAATCAGCCAAATTATCGCCGGCGAATTAAATGTCGGCACTCACCAAATTTTAGCAGCAATCACCTTATTAGATGAAGGTAACACTATTCCTTTTATCGCCCGCTATCGTAAAGAGGTCACAGGTGGTTTGGACGATACCCAACTTCGCCATTTTGAAACACGTTTAATCTATTTGCGTGAAATGGACGACCGTCGCCAGACCATTCTGAAATCCATTGAGGAACAAGGTAAATTAACCGATGAGCTGAAAGCAAAAATTCTAAATTGCGAAAGCAAAACCGAGTTGGAAGATCTCTATTTGCCTTACAAACCTAAACGCCGTACTCGCGGGCAAATTGCGATTGAGGCAGGGCTTGAGCCGTTGGCAGATAGCTTATGGAATAATCCAAACCAAGAGCCTGAATTACTTGCTGAGCAGTTTATCAACGCCGAAAAAGGCGTTGCAGACACCAAAGCCGCTTTAGACGGGGCAAGATATATTTTAATGGAACGTTTTAGTGAGGATGCAGAATTACTTGCAAAACTTCGCCAATATTTGACCGCTTACGCCACGCTTGAATCTAACGTTATTGAGGGCAAAGAGGAAGAAGGCGAAAAATTCCGTGATTATTTTGCTCACAGTGAGCCTTTTAAAACCGTGCCTTCTCACCGTGCTTTGGCAATGTTCCGCGGGCGGAATGAGGGCATTTTATCCCTTTCTCTTAATGCTGATCCGGAAACGGAAGAAGGCAGTAAAATCAGTCATTGTGAGGAGATTATTCGCAGCCATTTAGGGGTGATACTCAACAATCAACCGGCAGATAAATGGCGTGAGCAAGTGATTGCTTGGACGTGGAAAATCAAAGCAGCTCTGCATTTAGAAACCGAATTAATGGGTAGTTTACGTGAAAAGGCAGAAGAAGAGGCGATTGGTGTTTTTGCTCGTAACTTATCGGCATTGTTAATGGCTGCTCCTGCCGGTGCAAGAAACACGATGGGGTTAGACCCGGGCTTGCGTACCGGCGTAAAAGTGGCGGTGGTGGATAACACCGGAAAATTACTCGATACTGCGACCATTTATCCACATACAGGGCGAGAATCAGAGGCTCAAGTGGCGATTTTCACGCTGATTAAAAAGCATAATGTGGAGTTGATTGCGATTGGTAACGGCACCGCCTCACGTGAAACCGAGCGTTTTGCCAAAGAAGTGATTAAAGAGATCAAAGAGAACAAACCGCAAACAGTGGTCGTGAGTGAGGCCGGCGCTTCGGTTTATTCTGCTTCTGAATTTGCGGCAAATGAGTTCCCGAATTTAGATGTGTCACTTCGTGGTGCGGTATCCATTGCCCGCCGTTTGCAAGACCCACTGGCAGAATTAGTGAAAATTGAACCGAAAGCGATTGGCGTGGGGCAGTATCAGCACGATGTAAACCAATCTCAACTGGCTCGTAAATTAGATGCAGTAGTGGAAGATTGTGTAAATGCGGTTGGCGTAGATTTAAATACTGCCTCTGCGGCTTTACTGGCCCGTGTGGCAGGCATGACCAAAACTTTGGCACAAAATATTGTTGCTTTCCGTGATGAAAACGGGCGTTTTGATAGCCGTTCCGATCTGAAAAAAGTCCCACGTTTAGGCCCAAAAGCTTTTGAACAATGTGCCGGCTTTATGCGAATTTTAGGCGGTAAAAATGCCTTAGATGCCTCGAGCGTTCACCCGGAAGCTTACCCAATTGTTGAAAAAATCTTGCAAGCTACGACTTCGACCTTGGCAGATTTAATGGGCAATGCCACAAAAATTCATTCACTGAATGCCAAAGATTTTGTAGACGAACAATTTGGTTTACCAACCGTAAACGATATTTTCAAGGAACTGGAAAAACCGGGACGAGACCCACGAGGCGAGTTTAAAACGGCAGTGTTTATGGATGGTGTAGAAGAAATTACCGACTTAAAAGTGGGTATGATCTTAGAAGGAACGGTTACAAACGTTGCAAACTTTGGGGCATTTGTGGATATTGGCGTTCACCAAGACGGCTTAGTCCACATTTCAATGCTTTCTAATTCTTTTGTGGAAGATCCGCACACAGTAGTGAAAGCCGGTGATGTGGTGAAAGTCAAAGTGTTGGAAGTGGATGCGGCTCGTAAGCGTATTGCCCTAACAATGCGTTTAGATGATAAACCAGCCGATAAAAAAGAGTCAACAAGCGGTCAAAATTCGCAAGAAATTCGCAAAAATCCGCAAAAAAATGACCGCTTGCGTAACGATAACCGCAACTCATTTGGCAATAATGCCTTTGCTGATGCGTTGAAAGGGTGGAAGAAGTAA
- a CDS encoding SDR family NAD(P)-dependent oxidoreductase: MKTILITGCSSGIGYATAVHLKQAGWRVIASCRKPEDVAHLQAEGLECIELDVTNSAQIQQAFDYIRASGQLDAIFCNAGYGQPGCVEDVPRAALREIFETNVFGTWEVINEAMKIFRAQNHGRILINSSILGFAAMHYRGAYNATKFALEGLADTLRCELHGSNIYVSLIQPGPIQSNFRPNSVAKLEQYIDLENSYHKELNQTQYQRLTTKGNANLFTLPASACAKACLKALNDKKPKARYQVTFPTKLFWWLRRILPTVAFDYMNRKFGG; the protein is encoded by the coding sequence ATGAAGACGATTTTAATCACAGGCTGCTCATCGGGTATCGGTTATGCAACCGCAGTACATTTAAAACAAGCCGGCTGGCGAGTGATTGCCAGTTGCCGTAAACCTGAAGATGTGGCTCATTTGCAAGCAGAAGGCTTGGAATGTATTGAACTGGATGTAACCAACTCCGCTCAAATCCAACAAGCCTTTGATTACATTCGTGCAAGCGGTCAATTAGATGCGATTTTTTGCAATGCCGGTTACGGCCAACCCGGCTGTGTGGAAGACGTGCCACGTGCAGCGTTGCGTGAAATTTTTGAAACCAATGTATTTGGCACTTGGGAAGTGATTAATGAAGCGATGAAAATTTTCCGTGCCCAGAACCACGGCAGAATTTTAATCAATAGCAGTATTTTAGGCTTTGCAGCGATGCATTATCGTGGAGCTTATAACGCCACCAAATTCGCGTTGGAAGGCTTAGCAGACACACTTCGCTGCGAACTACACGGCTCAAATATTTATGTTTCGCTGATTCAACCCGGCCCGATTCAAAGTAACTTCCGCCCAAACTCGGTGGCAAAATTAGAACAATATATTGATTTGGAAAATTCCTATCATAAAGAGCTGAACCAAACACAATACCAACGCTTAACCACAAAAGGCAATGCTAACCTGTTTACCTTACCAGCCTCAGCTTGTGCCAAAGCTTGTTTAAAAGCGTTGAATGATAAAAAGCCCAAAGCACGCTATCAAGTAACCTTTCCGACTAAACTGTTTTGGTGGTTAAGACGAATTCTGCCAACAGTAGCTTTTGATTATATGAATCGGAAATTTGGTGGATAA